In Natrinema amylolyticum, the following are encoded in one genomic region:
- a CDS encoding DUF488 domain-containing protein has translation MADADDHETARADESGDTVGSEDADGSSGCLTDTYVAAIQHELVDLPADATRIGVVRKPTSWFHGTVDENLPELGPPADLLETFRQREEDMKMQGLCEEGAHNAAWDEVGFEDAYREHLEESADAQAAIDDLESRLAAGESLALVCFENTEKKRCHRTVLRDVLSDGSSE, from the coding sequence ATGGCTGACGCAGACGACCACGAGACCGCGAGGGCCGACGAGAGCGGCGATACCGTCGGGAGCGAGGACGCTGACGGAAGTAGTGGATGCCTCACCGACACCTACGTCGCCGCGATCCAGCACGAACTGGTCGATCTGCCCGCCGATGCGACCCGGATCGGCGTCGTCCGGAAACCCACGTCGTGGTTTCACGGCACTGTCGACGAGAACCTGCCCGAACTCGGCCCGCCAGCGGACCTACTCGAGACGTTCCGCCAGCGCGAGGAGGACATGAAGATGCAGGGCCTCTGCGAGGAGGGCGCCCACAACGCCGCGTGGGACGAGGTGGGATTCGAGGACGCGTATCGGGAGCACCTCGAGGAGTCAGCCGACGCGCAGGCGGCGATCGACGACCTCGAGTCGCGCTTGGCCGCGGGCGAGTCGCTGGCGCTGGTCTGTTTCGAGAACACCGAGAAGAAGCGGTGCCACCGGACGGTTCTCCGGGACGTGCTCTCGGACGGATCTTCGGAGTGA
- a CDS encoding 30S ribosomal protein S8e, producing MQDQGRSTRKRTGGRLKNVRKRRKDELGRLPTETEVGEQRFRTVDARGNVTKTRALSTDVASVNKGDETVSADIEDVVENDANPNYIRRNIITKGAVIETSEGQARVTSRPGQTGQVNAVLID from the coding sequence ATGCAAGATCAGGGACGCTCTACGCGCAAGCGAACCGGTGGCCGACTGAAGAACGTTCGAAAGCGACGCAAGGACGAACTCGGTCGACTCCCGACCGAGACGGAGGTCGGCGAACAGCGATTCCGGACCGTCGACGCTCGCGGAAACGTCACGAAGACTCGAGCACTCTCGACTGACGTTGCAAGCGTCAACAAGGGCGACGAGACGGTCTCTGCGGACATCGAGGACGTCGTCGAGAACGACGCCAACCCGAACTACATCCGCCGAAACATCATCACGAAGGGAGCAGTCATCGAGACGAGCGAAGGGCAGGCCCGCGTCACCTCCCGTCCCGGACAGACCGGTCAGGTCAACGCCGTTCTCATCGACTAA
- a CDS encoding phosphopantetheine adenylyltransferase, producing the protein MDVALGGTFDPVHDGHRRLFERAFELGDVTVGLTSDELAPKTRDVDRRVRSFDERKADLESELESIAADHDREFEVRMLESPTGIATEPQFDYLVVSPETREGGERINEIRQERGHDPLEVVVVPHLLADDGDIISSTRIVKGEIDEHGNVTDGD; encoded by the coding sequence ATGGACGTCGCGCTTGGTGGGACCTTCGACCCCGTTCACGACGGTCACCGACGGCTGTTCGAACGGGCGTTCGAACTCGGGGACGTGACGGTCGGGTTGACCAGCGACGAACTCGCGCCGAAAACACGAGACGTCGACCGACGGGTCCGATCGTTCGACGAACGGAAGGCGGACCTCGAGTCCGAACTCGAGTCGATCGCGGCCGACCACGACCGCGAGTTCGAGGTCCGGATGCTCGAATCGCCGACGGGAATCGCGACCGAACCGCAGTTTGACTATCTGGTCGTCTCGCCGGAAACTCGCGAGGGCGGCGAGCGGATCAACGAGATCCGCCAGGAACGCGGCCACGACCCTCTCGAGGTGGTCGTCGTCCCGCACCTCCTCGCTGACGACGGCGACATCATCTCGAGTACGCGGATCGTCAAGGGCGAAATCGACGAGCACGGAAACGTCACTGACGGCGACTGA
- a CDS encoding phosphomannomutase: MTLFGTAGIRGPVEDVSPSLALAVGQAAGEPGETVVVGRDGRETGPALAAAMEAGLESAGADVRRIGQVPTPALAFASQGRRGVMLTASHNPPEDNGIKLFADGVEYDSDAERTIDDRVASDDAGLARWDEWGDAERLDVLDQYRSAVEGYVRDQFGDQIETDGESASSGPLEGLRIAVDCGNGVGALATPQVLERLGGTVVAVNASVDGHFPGRGSKPTPETLSEFIDFLADGSEARRASDGTRSAENGRATPPRDGGPASTDFDLGLAHDGDADRLVVLGPDGEVIHEDTVLAVVAAHYTAASDAGDPVVVTTPNASARIDERVRAAGGRVERVRLGALHEGIARERVAGSDDTEIVFAAEPWKHIHTAFGGWIDGVASAAVVAALVADAGSTARLREPVTERPYRKVSVECPDDTKADAMAALERDLPEAFPDAAVDTDYGVRLEFEDASWLLVRPSGTEPYVRLYAESESVDELVAEARAVIETAVEKSR, from the coding sequence ATGACGCTCTTTGGGACCGCAGGGATCCGCGGTCCAGTCGAGGACGTATCGCCGTCGCTGGCGCTCGCCGTCGGCCAGGCCGCGGGCGAACCCGGGGAAACGGTCGTCGTCGGTCGCGACGGTCGGGAGACGGGCCCGGCGCTCGCCGCAGCGATGGAGGCCGGCCTCGAGAGCGCCGGCGCGGATGTCCGCCGCATCGGGCAGGTACCGACGCCGGCGCTCGCCTTCGCCTCGCAGGGGCGACGGGGCGTGATGCTCACCGCGAGCCACAACCCGCCCGAGGACAACGGCATCAAACTCTTCGCGGACGGCGTCGAGTACGACAGCGACGCCGAACGGACTATCGACGATCGAGTCGCGAGCGACGACGCCGGGCTCGCCCGCTGGGACGAGTGGGGCGACGCCGAGCGTCTCGACGTGCTCGATCAGTATCGGTCCGCCGTCGAGGGATACGTTCGGGATCAGTTCGGTGATCAGATCGAAACCGACGGGGAGTCGGCCTCGAGCGGCCCTCTCGAGGGGCTCCGGATCGCCGTCGACTGCGGGAACGGCGTCGGCGCGCTCGCGACCCCGCAGGTCCTCGAGCGCCTCGGCGGGACGGTCGTCGCGGTCAACGCCTCCGTCGACGGCCACTTCCCCGGGCGCGGGAGCAAACCGACACCCGAGACGCTCTCGGAGTTCATTGACTTCCTCGCGGACGGGAGCGAAGCGCGACGCGCCTCTGACGGGACGAGGAGCGCAGAAAACGGTCGCGCTACGCCACCACGGGACGGTGGACCCGCGAGTACCGACTTCGATCTCGGGCTGGCTCACGACGGCGACGCCGACCGACTCGTCGTCCTCGGTCCCGACGGCGAGGTCATCCACGAGGACACCGTCCTCGCAGTCGTCGCGGCCCACTACACGGCGGCGAGCGACGCCGGCGATCCCGTCGTCGTCACGACGCCCAACGCCTCGGCTCGGATCGACGAACGGGTCCGAGCGGCCGGCGGGCGAGTCGAACGCGTCCGACTGGGAGCGCTCCACGAGGGAATCGCCCGCGAGCGCGTCGCCGGAAGCGACGACACGGAGATCGTCTTCGCCGCCGAACCCTGGAAACACATTCACACCGCCTTCGGCGGCTGGATCGACGGCGTCGCCAGCGCCGCCGTCGTCGCCGCACTCGTCGCCGACGCCGGCAGCACGGCTCGACTCCGGGAACCGGTCACCGAACGTCCCTACCGAAAGGTCAGCGTCGAGTGCCCGGACGACACGAAAGCCGACGCCATGGCCGCCCTCGAGAGGGACCTCCCCGAGGCGTTCCCGGACGCGGCGGTCGACACGGACTACGGCGTCCGCCTCGAGTTCGAGGACGCCTCCTGGCTGCTCGTCCGGCCGAGCGGCACCGAACCTTACGTGCGCCTCTACGCCGAGAGCGAATCGGTCGACGAACTCGTCGCCGAAGCGCGCGCAGTCATCGAGACCGCGGTCGAAAAGAGTCGGTGA
- the cdd gene encoding cytidine deaminase, which produces MNDLIDAARDVQDRAHVPYSDYRVGAALETEDGEVFVGCNLENANYSNSLHAEEVAIAEAVKNGHREFSRLAVSSNRRDGVTPCGMCRQTLSEFCDDDLVVLCDDGDDEVTEYTLGELLPNTISQDTLE; this is translated from the coding sequence GTGAACGACTTGATCGACGCCGCTCGAGACGTCCAGGACCGTGCGCACGTCCCTTACTCTGACTACCGGGTCGGTGCCGCCCTCGAGACCGAAGACGGCGAGGTCTTCGTCGGCTGCAACCTCGAGAACGCGAACTACAGCAACAGCCTCCACGCCGAGGAGGTCGCGATCGCCGAGGCGGTCAAGAACGGCCACCGCGAGTTCTCGCGACTCGCCGTGAGTTCGAACCGCCGCGACGGCGTCACCCCCTGTGGCATGTGTCGCCAGACCCTCTCCGAGTTCTGCGACGACGACCTCGTCGTGCTCTGTGACGACGGGGACGACGAGGTGACCGAGTACACCCTCGGCGAACTCCTGCCGAACACGATCTCACAGGACACGCTCGAATAG
- a CDS encoding MaoC family dehydratase, whose protein sequence is MSHQNAGEDNLAAMTNAWSAMTRGFLRTATAANRAAVSAMLPPTNGDSDAETNRIAPPIPSVDYSDLDWQFDRTVDDPEGISVGDTVTFEKALTDADVKAFAAVSGDTNRLHLDDDFASETRFGERIVHGTLVSGLISAALARLPGLTIYLSQDLEFSGPVGIGDRVSARVEIVEDLGNEQYRLETLVRDEDDDATVIDGEAVVLIDDLPAE, encoded by the coding sequence ATGTCCCACCAGAACGCTGGCGAAGATAACCTCGCTGCCATGACGAACGCGTGGTCGGCTATGACGCGAGGCTTTCTTCGAACGGCGACCGCGGCGAACCGTGCGGCCGTCTCCGCGATGCTTCCGCCGACCAACGGCGACTCAGACGCGGAGACCAACAGGATCGCCCCGCCGATTCCGTCGGTCGACTACTCCGACCTCGACTGGCAGTTCGATCGCACCGTCGACGATCCGGAGGGGATCAGCGTCGGCGACACCGTCACCTTCGAAAAGGCGCTCACCGACGCGGACGTCAAGGCGTTCGCCGCCGTCAGCGGCGACACGAACCGGCTCCACCTCGACGATGACTTCGCGTCCGAGACCCGCTTCGGCGAGCGCATTGTCCACGGGACCCTCGTCTCCGGACTCATCAGCGCCGCCCTGGCCCGACTCCCCGGACTCACCATCTATCTCTCCCAGGACCTCGAGTTCAGCGGCCCCGTCGGGATCGGCGACCGGGTATCGGCCCGCGTCGAAATCGTCGAAGACCTCGGCAACGAGCAGTACCGACTCGAGACGCTCGTCCGTGACGAGGACGACGACGCGACCGTGATCGACGGCGAGGCAGTCGTGCTGATCGACGACTTGCCCGCCGAATAG
- a CDS encoding nucleoside phosphorylase has translation MTGDDIDDSEDPNADVQYHLEVGPEDVADTVLLPGNPERLEKIVAFWDDHEIRAHHREYRTATGSYEGTPISVTSTGIGSPSAAIAVEELARVGVDAFVRVGSCGAIQPEMDVGDLVITTGAVRQEGTSEEYVREDYPAAADHEVVSALIAAAERLGYDYHTGVTMSSDSFYAGQGRPGFDGFEAAGADDLVDDLAAANVKNIEMEASAILTLANLYGLRAGAVCTVYANRETGEFRTEGESRAAETATLATHLLAKMDAVKREAGVDRWHAGLSLE, from the coding sequence ATGACCGGCGACGATATCGACGACAGCGAAGACCCGAACGCCGACGTCCAGTATCACCTCGAGGTCGGTCCGGAGGACGTAGCGGACACCGTGCTGCTCCCGGGGAATCCCGAGCGGCTCGAGAAGATCGTCGCCTTCTGGGACGATCACGAGATCCGAGCCCACCACCGTGAGTACCGGACGGCGACGGGATCGTACGAGGGAACGCCGATCTCGGTCACCTCGACCGGTATCGGCAGCCCCTCCGCCGCGATCGCCGTCGAGGAACTGGCCCGCGTCGGCGTCGACGCGTTCGTTCGGGTCGGCTCCTGTGGCGCAATCCAGCCCGAGATGGACGTCGGCGATCTGGTCATCACCACCGGCGCGGTCCGCCAGGAGGGGACCAGCGAGGAGTACGTCCGGGAGGACTACCCGGCCGCCGCGGACCACGAGGTCGTCTCGGCGCTGATCGCCGCGGCGGAGCGACTCGGATACGACTACCACACCGGCGTCACGATGAGTTCGGACTCCTTCTACGCCGGCCAGGGACGCCCCGGCTTCGACGGGTTCGAGGCCGCCGGAGCCGACGACCTGGTCGACGATCTCGCAGCGGCGAACGTCAAAAACATCGAGATGGAGGCCAGCGCCATCCTGACGCTCGCGAACCTGTACGGTCTCCGGGCGGGCGCGGTCTGTACCGTCTACGCCAACCGCGAGACCGGCGAGTTCCGCACCGAGGGCGAGTCCCGCGCCGCCGAGACCGCGACGCTCGCGACCCACCTCCTCGCGAAAATGGACGCCGTCAAACGCGAGGCCGGCGTCGACCGCTGGCACGCCGGCTTATCGCTCGAGTAG
- a CDS encoding NADP-dependent malic enzyme has translation MGLDEDALEYHRTDPAGKIEISTTKPTNTQRDLSLAYSPGVAAPCLEIDEDETDAYQYTAKGNLVGVVSNGSAVLGLGDIGAQASKPVMEGKGVLFKRFADIDVFDIELDDSDPHKLVEAIKMMEPTFGGINLEDIKAPGCFTIEERLREEIDIPVFHDDQHGTAIISGAALINAADIAGKNLDELEVVFSGAGASAIASARFYESLGVRKENITMCDSSGIITEARAEEGDVNEYKQQFARDLPEGGLADAMEGADVFVGLSIGGIVDQEMVQSMADNPIVFAMANPDPEIGYEEAKAARDDTVIMATGRSDYPNQVNNVLGFPFIFRGALDVRATEINEDMKVACAEALAELARQDVPDAVVKAYGDEPIQYGPDYIIPKPVDPRVLFRVAPAIAEAAMESGAARTELDLDEYEEELEARLGKSREMMRVVLNKAKSDPKTVALAEGENEKMIRAAYQIQEQGIALPILIGDEDEIKGTAANLGLDFDPTVADPSVGDYEEYADRLHELRARKGITRSEAGELIERDSNYFGSVMVEQGDADALLTGLSHHYPSALRPPLQVVGTDEDVDYAAGVYMLTFKNRVIFVADATVNQDPDEEVLAEVTKQTGKLARRFNIEPRAALLSYSNFGSVDNEGTRKPRKAASMLQDDPGVDFPVDGEMQADTAVVEDILQGTYGFSDLEEPANVLVFPNLESGNIGYKLLQRLGGADAIGPMLVGMDEPVHVLQRGDEVKDIVNLAGVAVVDAQQE, from the coding sequence ATGGGACTAGACGAAGACGCACTGGAGTACCATCGGACCGATCCGGCGGGAAAGATCGAGATATCGACCACGAAACCGACGAACACGCAGCGCGACCTCTCGCTCGCGTACTCGCCGGGCGTCGCCGCGCCGTGTCTCGAGATCGACGAGGACGAGACCGACGCCTATCAGTACACGGCAAAGGGCAATCTCGTCGGCGTCGTCTCGAACGGCTCGGCCGTACTCGGCCTCGGCGATATCGGCGCACAGGCGTCGAAGCCGGTCATGGAAGGGAAGGGCGTTCTGTTCAAACGCTTCGCGGACATCGACGTCTTCGACATCGAGCTCGACGACTCGGACCCCCACAAGCTCGTCGAGGCCATCAAGATGATGGAGCCAACCTTCGGCGGGATCAATCTCGAGGACATCAAAGCGCCCGGCTGTTTCACCATCGAAGAACGCCTGCGCGAGGAGATCGACATCCCGGTCTTTCACGACGACCAGCACGGCACCGCGATCATCTCCGGCGCTGCGCTGATAAACGCCGCCGATATCGCCGGGAAGAATCTCGATGAACTCGAGGTCGTCTTCTCCGGCGCCGGCGCGAGCGCGATCGCGTCGGCCCGCTTCTACGAGTCGCTCGGCGTCCGGAAGGAGAACATCACGATGTGTGACTCCTCGGGGATCATCACCGAGGCCCGCGCGGAGGAAGGCGACGTCAACGAGTACAAACAGCAGTTCGCCCGGGACCTCCCCGAAGGCGGCCTCGCGGACGCGATGGAGGGCGCTGACGTCTTCGTCGGCCTCTCGATCGGCGGCATCGTCGATCAGGAGATGGTCCAATCGATGGCCGACAACCCGATCGTCTTCGCGATGGCCAACCCCGACCCCGAGATCGGCTACGAGGAGGCGAAAGCGGCCCGCGACGACACGGTCATCATGGCCACCGGCCGCTCGGACTACCCGAATCAGGTCAACAACGTCCTCGGGTTCCCGTTCATCTTCCGGGGCGCACTCGACGTGCGCGCCACCGAGATCAACGAGGACATGAAGGTCGCCTGTGCCGAGGCGCTGGCCGAACTCGCCCGACAGGACGTCCCCGACGCGGTCGTCAAGGCCTACGGCGACGAACCGATTCAGTACGGCCCCGACTACATCATCCCGAAGCCCGTCGACCCGCGCGTGCTCTTCCGCGTCGCGCCGGCGATCGCCGAGGCCGCAATGGAGTCCGGCGCCGCTCGCACCGAACTCGACTTAGACGAGTACGAGGAGGAACTCGAGGCCCGCCTGGGCAAGTCCCGCGAGATGATGCGGGTCGTCCTCAACAAGGCCAAGAGCGACCCCAAGACGGTCGCGCTCGCGGAGGGCGAGAACGAGAAGATGATTCGAGCGGCCTACCAGATTCAGGAGCAGGGAATCGCCCTGCCGATCCTGATCGGCGACGAGGACGAGATAAAGGGGACGGCCGCGAATCTCGGGCTGGACTTCGATCCGACGGTCGCCGATCCGTCCGTCGGCGACTACGAGGAGTACGCCGACCGTCTCCACGAACTCCGCGCTCGTAAGGGCATCACGCGGAGCGAGGCCGGCGAACTCATCGAACGCGACTCGAACTACTTCGGCAGCGTGATGGTCGAACAGGGTGACGCTGACGCCCTGCTGACCGGCCTCTCGCATCACTACCCCTCGGCGCTCCGCCCGCCGCTGCAGGTCGTCGGTACCGACGAGGACGTCGACTACGCGGCCGGCGTCTACATGCTGACGTTCAAGAACCGCGTCATCTTCGTCGCCGACGCGACGGTCAATCAGGACCCCGACGAGGAAGTCCTTGCGGAGGTCACCAAACAGACGGGCAAGCTCGCACGCCGGTTCAACATCGAACCGCGCGCCGCCTTGCTCTCGTACTCGAACTTCGGCAGCGTCGACAACGAGGGGACGCGCAAACCCCGCAAGGCGGCCTCGATGCTGCAGGACGACCCCGGTGTCGACTTCCCCGTCGACGGCGAGATGCAAGCCGACACCGCCGTCGTCGAGGATATCTTGCAGGGCACCTACGGCTTCTCCGACCTGGAGGAGCCCGCGAACGTGCTGGTCTTCCCGAACCTCGAGTCGGGCAACATCGGCTACAAGCTGCTCCAGCGACTGGGCGGTGCCGACGCCATCGGCCCGATGCTGGTCGGGATGGACGAGCCGGTCCACGTCCTCCAGCGGGGCGACGAGGTCAAGGACATCGTGAACCTGGCGGGTGTCGCGGTCGTCGACGCCCAACAGGAGTAA
- a CDS encoding transcription initiation factor IIB family protein, which yields MHSARDRIEYEPWLEELSEIAERLELSSEARSCAVDLFLTDVPASDRSKRAVLAASLYAGSLVAGDGRTQGAVAEAADVSRLSIQSRWKELLESAGLEPPRW from the coding sequence ATGCACAGCGCCCGCGATCGAATCGAGTACGAACCGTGGCTCGAGGAGCTCTCCGAGATCGCCGAGCGCTTAGAGCTCTCGTCGGAGGCGCGATCGTGTGCGGTTGATCTCTTCCTCACCGACGTTCCTGCGTCCGATCGCTCGAAGCGAGCGGTGCTGGCCGCCAGCCTCTATGCCGGCTCGCTCGTCGCCGGTGACGGCCGCACACAGGGTGCGGTCGCCGAGGCCGCGGACGTCTCTCGACTGTCGATCCAATCCCGCTGGAAGGAGTTGCTCGAGTCGGCGGGTCTCGAGCCGCCGCGCTGGTAA
- the dacZ gene encoding diadenylate cyclase DacZ yields MAGLDDVFGDIFASVDAVVLFSPSGSYYERFTAVDDLDVVVIGTENAVGAETFVELPLEFGEITDLIRFGLEGALEQGVIEDGDDLACATSVFSDEIDTVSRVRADAETQTGIYDLFVKSRADPEVVKAVLELAIELGKKGQKGKPVGALFVVGDAGKVMNKSRPLSYNPFEKSHVHVGDPIVNVMLKEFSRLDGAFIISDAGKIVSAYRYLEPSAEGIDIPKGLGARHMSGAAITRDTNAISIVLSESDGLVRAFKAGELILEVDPEAY; encoded by the coding sequence ATGGCCGGGTTAGACGACGTGTTCGGGGATATCTTTGCGAGTGTCGATGCCGTCGTGCTCTTTTCGCCGAGCGGCTCGTACTATGAGCGATTCACGGCCGTCGATGATCTCGACGTCGTCGTCATTGGAACCGAAAACGCCGTCGGCGCGGAGACGTTCGTCGAGCTTCCCCTCGAGTTCGGGGAGATCACCGATCTGATCCGCTTCGGCCTCGAGGGGGCCTTAGAACAGGGCGTGATCGAGGACGGTGACGACCTCGCGTGTGCGACGAGCGTCTTCAGCGACGAGATCGATACGGTCTCTCGCGTCCGTGCGGACGCGGAGACGCAGACGGGGATCTACGATCTGTTCGTCAAGTCCCGGGCGGATCCGGAGGTCGTCAAGGCGGTCCTCGAGCTGGCGATCGAACTGGGCAAGAAGGGGCAGAAGGGCAAGCCCGTGGGTGCGCTGTTCGTCGTCGGCGACGCGGGGAAGGTGATGAACAAGTCGCGGCCGCTCTCTTACAACCCCTTCGAGAAGTCTCACGTCCACGTCGGCGACCCGATCGTGAACGTCATGCTGAAGGAGTTCTCGCGGCTCGACGGCGCGTTCATCATCTCCGATGCGGGGAAGATCGTTTCGGCGTATCGCTACCTCGAGCCGTCCGCAGAGGGGATCGACATTCCGAAGGGACTGGGTGCGCGACACATGTCCGGCGCTGCGATCACGCGGGACACGAACGCGATTTCGATCGTCCTCTCCGAGAGCGACGGTCTCGTCCGGGCGTTCAAGGCCGGTGAACTCATCCTGGAGGTCGATCCGGAGGCGTACTGA
- a CDS encoding PQQ-binding-like beta-propeller repeat protein gives MSEHAADRREDGPERTVSVSVADSDRTGRETDGARVTRRRLLCTAGTAGTIGLAGCVGREYRSPPDCSTVAAAAETGDGYVPLPADEDISMFRRGLRRYGYYPDETVPSDVRVDWSFPTNRIGHTAAKSTPRPTPDGETILIASDTGRIDAVTPSGERRWRIDTGASRSLGFHGTPAIVDGTAYIGGYDGDCYAVDIDSGDVIWRTAAREFGGAIAIGSSPAYIDGNLYLLAEYSDPASGTLWELDAATGNPTWSDDRLWGMPHPSPAIDCETGRLVTGSNDGVVYCWEFPSLEFAWSFQAGGGGGPDGESMAGGRFNLGAQIKGTIPTYDGAAFVGSWDGRFYRLDLADGSEEWSFETGNIVMSNPAIDPRQGVVYVGSDDDHVYALDTATGDELWSADVGGRVIGSITATAETILVGSYDTHLYALDRATGDRRWRVENRGHVTSGAIPRGDRIYYAERGVFSNYYDDDEETVLEEPGHAYCLVPDE, from the coding sequence GTGAGCGAGCACGCCGCCGACCGCCGCGAAGACGGGCCCGAGCGCACCGTCTCCGTCTCCGTCGCTGACTCCGATCGCACCGGTCGCGAAACCGATGGCGCTCGGGTGACCAGACGGCGGCTGCTCTGTACTGCGGGAACTGCGGGGACCATCGGTCTCGCCGGCTGCGTCGGGCGGGAGTATCGGTCGCCGCCCGACTGTTCCACCGTCGCTGCCGCTGCCGAAACCGGAGACGGGTACGTCCCGTTGCCCGCGGACGAGGACATCTCGATGTTTCGGCGCGGACTGCGCCGCTACGGTTACTATCCCGACGAGACCGTTCCCTCCGACGTTCGCGTCGACTGGTCGTTCCCCACTAACCGCATCGGGCACACGGCGGCCAAGTCGACGCCCCGACCGACGCCGGACGGGGAGACGATCCTAATCGCGAGCGATACCGGGCGGATCGACGCCGTCACGCCGAGCGGCGAGCGCCGCTGGCGCATCGATACCGGCGCCTCCAGGAGCCTCGGATTTCACGGGACGCCGGCGATCGTCGACGGCACCGCCTACATCGGCGGCTACGACGGCGATTGCTACGCCGTCGATATCGACTCCGGCGACGTGATCTGGCGAACGGCGGCGCGCGAGTTCGGCGGCGCGATCGCGATCGGCTCGAGTCCAGCCTACATCGACGGCAACCTGTACCTGCTCGCCGAGTACAGCGATCCCGCCAGCGGCACGCTCTGGGAGCTCGACGCCGCGACCGGGAATCCGACCTGGAGCGACGACCGCCTCTGGGGGATGCCCCACCCCTCGCCGGCGATCGACTGCGAGACCGGTCGGCTCGTCACCGGCTCGAACGACGGCGTCGTCTACTGCTGGGAGTTCCCCTCGCTCGAGTTCGCCTGGTCGTTCCAGGCCGGCGGCGGGGGCGGCCCCGACGGCGAATCGATGGCAGGTGGCCGATTCAATCTCGGCGCACAGATCAAGGGGACGATCCCGACCTACGACGGTGCGGCCTTCGTCGGCTCCTGGGACGGCCGGTTCTACCGACTCGATCTCGCGGACGGAAGTGAGGAGTGGTCGTTCGAGACCGGCAATATCGTCATGTCGAACCCAGCGATCGATCCCCGGCAGGGGGTCGTCTACGTCGGGAGCGACGACGACCACGTGTACGCACTCGATACCGCGACCGGCGACGAACTGTGGTCGGCGGACGTCGGCGGCCGGGTCATCGGGTCGATAACCGCGACGGCCGAGACGATCCTCGTCGGATCCTACGATACGCACCTGTACGCCCTCGACCGAGCGACCGGCGATCGGCGCTGGCGGGTCGAAAACCGCGGCCACGTCACTAGCGGTGCGATCCCGCGGGGCGACCGGATCTACTACGCCGAGCGCGGCGTCTTCTCGAATTACTACGACGACGACGAGGAGACGGTGCTCGAGGAGCCCGGCCACGCCTACTGTCTGGTTCCGGACGAATGA
- a CDS encoding mechanosensitive ion channel family protein, translating to MVEWQPFLNEPAVIAAAVLALGLVVGYLVGRLNEELLSASGVPEAVEGTPFERTAQSIGTSTVEIVARLSSWFIYGIAVLTAIHIAQLLDTDAFWLRVTEFIPQLFIAVLVLILGFIVADKSELIVSEYLRGVKLPEVSVIPKLVKYSVLYVTFIIALGQVGVHVLALLILLTVYAVGVVIVGTVAFKDFLVSSAAGIYLLLNQPYGIGDEIRIGDQTGIVQEVDLFVTKIEDDSEEYIVPNRKVFEDGIIRMRD from the coding sequence ATGGTAGAGTGGCAGCCGTTCCTCAACGAACCGGCCGTCATAGCGGCGGCGGTACTGGCGCTTGGCCTCGTCGTCGGCTATCTCGTCGGTCGGCTCAACGAGGAGTTGCTCTCGGCCTCGGGCGTGCCGGAGGCCGTCGAGGGGACTCCCTTCGAGCGGACGGCCCAGTCGATCGGCACGTCGACGGTCGAGATCGTCGCGCGGCTGAGCTCGTGGTTCATCTACGGGATCGCGGTGTTGACCGCGATCCATATCGCACAGTTGTTGGACACGGACGCCTTCTGGCTTCGCGTCACGGAATTCATCCCGCAGTTGTTCATCGCCGTCCTCGTGCTCATTCTCGGGTTCATCGTCGCGGACAAGTCCGAACTGATCGTCAGCGAGTATCTCCGGGGCGTCAAGCTCCCCGAGGTGTCGGTCATCCCGAAGCTCGTCAAGTACTCCGTCCTCTACGTCACGTTCATCATCGCGCTCGGGCAGGTCGGCGTCCACGTGCTGGCGCTGTTGATCCTGCTGACGGTCTACGCCGTCGGCGTCGTCATCGTCGGCACCGTCGCGTTCAAGGACTTCCTCGTCTCGAGCGCCGCCGGCATCTATCTGCTGCTCAACCAGCCCTACGGGATCGGCGACGAGATCCGGATCGGCGATCAGACGGGGATCGTCCAGGAGGTCGACCTCTTCGTCACCAAGATCGAGGACGATTCCGAGGAGTACATCGTCCCGAACCGGAAGGTCTTCGAGGACGGCATCATCCGGATGCGAGACTAA